In Mycolicibacterium phocaicum, one DNA window encodes the following:
- a CDS encoding SDR family oxidoreductase encodes MGLLDGRVVIVTGAGGGIGREHALAFAAEGARVVVNDIGVGLDGSPAGGGSAAQNVVDEIVAAGGEAVANGSNVADWNQAAALIQQAVDTYGTLDVLVNNAGIVRDRMFANATEEEFDAVTAVHLKGHFATMKHAAAYWRAKSKAGETVDARIINTSSGAGLQGSVGQATYSASKAGIAALTLVAAAEMGRYGVTANAIAPSARTRMTETVFADMMATQDQAFDAMAAENISPLVVWLGSVESRDVTGKTFEIEGGKIRIAEGWAHGPEIDKGAKWDPAELGPVVADLLAKARPAVPVYGS; translated from the coding sequence ATGGGATTGCTCGACGGCCGCGTGGTCATCGTGACGGGTGCCGGTGGCGGAATCGGGCGTGAGCACGCGCTCGCGTTCGCCGCTGAGGGTGCCCGCGTCGTGGTCAACGACATCGGTGTCGGCCTGGACGGTTCGCCCGCCGGTGGCGGCAGCGCCGCACAGAACGTGGTCGACGAGATCGTCGCCGCCGGTGGCGAGGCCGTGGCCAACGGCTCGAACGTCGCCGACTGGAACCAGGCCGCGGCCCTGATCCAGCAGGCCGTCGACACGTACGGCACGCTCGACGTGCTGGTGAACAATGCCGGCATCGTCCGCGACCGCATGTTCGCCAACGCCACCGAAGAGGAATTCGACGCCGTCACCGCGGTGCACCTCAAGGGACACTTCGCGACCATGAAGCATGCCGCCGCGTACTGGCGGGCCAAGTCCAAGGCGGGCGAGACCGTGGACGCCCGCATCATCAACACCAGCTCGGGCGCCGGCCTGCAGGGCAGCGTCGGGCAGGCCACTTACAGCGCCTCCAAGGCCGGCATCGCTGCGCTGACGCTCGTCGCCGCGGCCGAGATGGGTCGCTACGGCGTCACCGCCAATGCCATTGCGCCGTCGGCGCGTACCCGCATGACGGAGACCGTCTTCGCCGACATGATGGCCACTCAGGACCAGGCCTTCGATGCCATGGCCGCGGAGAACATCTCCCCGCTGGTGGTCTGGCTGGGCAGCGTCGAGTCGCGCGATGTCACCGGCAAGACGTTCGAGATCGAGGGCGGCAAGATTCGCATCGCCGAGGGCTGGGCGCACGGCCCCGAGATCGACAAGGGTGCCAAGTGGGACCCGGCCGAGCTGGGCCCCGTCGTCGCCGATCTGCTCGCCAAGGCACGTCCCGCGGTGCCGGTCTACGGCTCGTAA
- a CDS encoding TIGR03564 family F420-dependent LLM class oxidoreductase encodes MPTGVVLDPDRSSANHVAAAIDQARRAYNAGVGQVWIAQQFDHDAISLAGYVGAAVPGLAVGTFVVPVNPRHPLTLASQALTAQAATSGNFSLGLGLGAHGPEQVAFGTAWPNTIGRLREHLQVLRSILDTGTVDFHGDEFTAAPQFPVTIAGGTPLPVYVAAMGPKALRVTGELADGTLPYLAGPRTIEDFIVPTITAAATAAGRPAPKVIAAVPVLVTDDVDEGRARAAEALEFYTTIPSYAKVIEREGVDSVIDLAAVGTAAQVSAQLRRYLAAGATDIVLSPLVRTGVAALEPIWDVAAAL; translated from the coding sequence ATGCCGACCGGAGTTGTCCTCGATCCCGACCGTAGTTCCGCCAATCATGTCGCTGCCGCGATCGACCAGGCCCGCCGCGCCTACAACGCCGGCGTGGGTCAGGTCTGGATAGCCCAGCAGTTCGACCACGACGCCATCTCGCTGGCCGGGTACGTCGGCGCCGCAGTGCCGGGTCTCGCCGTCGGTACGTTCGTCGTACCGGTCAACCCACGCCACCCGCTGACGCTCGCCTCCCAGGCGCTGACCGCCCAAGCGGCCACCAGCGGCAACTTCAGCCTCGGCCTCGGTCTGGGGGCGCATGGTCCCGAACAGGTGGCTTTCGGAACCGCATGGCCGAACACCATCGGCCGGCTGCGCGAACATCTGCAGGTGCTCCGGTCGATCCTGGACACCGGCACCGTCGACTTCCACGGCGACGAGTTCACCGCGGCCCCGCAGTTCCCGGTGACGATCGCCGGCGGCACTCCCCTCCCGGTCTACGTCGCGGCCATGGGGCCCAAGGCATTACGCGTGACGGGAGAACTGGCGGACGGCACACTGCCCTATCTCGCCGGGCCGCGCACCATCGAGGATTTCATCGTGCCGACCATCACCGCCGCGGCAACCGCAGCCGGCCGGCCCGCGCCCAAAGTGATCGCCGCGGTACCGGTCCTGGTGACCGACGACGTCGACGAGGGTCGAGCCCGCGCGGCCGAGGCCCTCGAGTTCTACACCACCATCCCGTCGTACGCGAAGGTGATCGAACGCGAAGGCGTCGACTCCGTCATCGATCTCGCGGCGGTCGGCACTGCCGCGCAGGTGTCCGCTCAACTGCGGCGGTACCTCGCGGCGGGCGCGACAGACATCGTGCTGAGCCCCCTCGTCCGCACGGGAGTCGCGGCGCTGGAACCGATCTGGGATGTCGCCGCAGCATTGTGA
- a CDS encoding histidine phosphatase family protein, translating into MSSTFRRRLSHSRTFKRGARSAAVLLAAVFMFLTSAFSAWAATNITITFVRHGESDGNVSCCIDTKIPGPNLTANGQTQAQNRANQLANDGVAYDGIYYSDMVRTQQTAAPFETLTGLTGTQLDGLHEVQAGIYEGAPQNSGFQRLGYALPALAWAAGLYFVPIPGSPDLTGANFQSRYNGAVEDIYNSGDQHPVAFSHGLSIMAWTLMNVDNPDLTLLLGHPLDNTSVVTVNGNPTDGWTLVSWDGMAVSQNPALFTKLFVDTRKVITTPQMAVYNVIQALGTRNIATIAGAIRDGVFDTVKAVANYPVAVTKSIVKSIQTGTVFKAAPPPAPAPTTTAAVDSKAADNTDNAAKPSATPTLAKQVSALKPAVTGTKDKSVKAAEETKTDATKTDATKADDAKADDAKAGDTKAGDTKAGDKGTEGKNSDDKATKVKKDKPKKDKSDKPKAEKPKKAEKPKKDTAAKADAAK; encoded by the coding sequence ATGTCATCAACGTTCCGTCGGAGGCTGTCGCACAGCCGGACGTTCAAGCGCGGAGCACGAAGCGCGGCGGTGCTGCTCGCCGCCGTCTTCATGTTCCTCACCTCGGCCTTCTCGGCCTGGGCCGCAACCAACATCACCATCACGTTCGTCCGGCACGGCGAATCGGACGGCAACGTGTCGTGCTGCATCGACACGAAGATCCCCGGCCCGAACCTGACCGCCAACGGCCAGACCCAGGCTCAGAATCGCGCCAACCAACTGGCCAACGACGGCGTGGCCTACGACGGCATCTACTACTCCGACATGGTCCGCACCCAGCAGACCGCCGCTCCCTTCGAAACGCTGACCGGGCTCACCGGAACTCAGCTCGACGGCCTGCACGAGGTCCAGGCAGGCATCTACGAAGGCGCCCCGCAGAACTCCGGCTTCCAGCGCCTGGGGTATGCCCTGCCCGCGCTGGCCTGGGCAGCCGGCCTCTACTTCGTGCCGATCCCCGGTTCCCCGGATCTGACGGGCGCGAACTTCCAGAGCCGGTACAACGGCGCGGTCGAGGACATCTACAACTCCGGCGATCAGCACCCGGTGGCGTTCTCCCACGGCCTGTCGATCATGGCGTGGACGCTGATGAACGTCGACAACCCAGACCTGACCCTCCTGCTGGGTCACCCGCTGGACAACACCTCGGTCGTCACCGTCAACGGCAACCCGACCGATGGCTGGACACTGGTCAGCTGGGACGGCATGGCCGTCTCGCAGAACCCGGCACTGTTCACCAAGCTGTTCGTCGACACCCGCAAGGTGATCACCACGCCGCAGATGGCCGTGTACAACGTCATCCAGGCATTGGGTACCCGCAACATCGCCACCATCGCGGGCGCCATCCGCGACGGCGTCTTCGACACTGTCAAAGCCGTCGCCAACTACCCGGTCGCGGTGACCAAGAGCATCGTGAAGTCGATCCAGACCGGTACGGTATTCAAGGCCGCTCCGCCGCCGGCTCCCGCGCCGACCACCACGGCCGCCGTCGATTCGAAGGCTGCCGACAACACCGACAACGCCGCCAAGCCCTCGGCGACGCCGACGCTCGCCAAGCAGGTCTCCGCCCTCAAGCCGGCCGTCACCGGCACCAAGGACAAGTCCGTCAAGGCCGCCGAGGAGACCAAGACCGACGCCACCAAGACCGACGCCACCAAGGCCGACGACGCGAAGGCCGACGACGCCAAGGCCGGTGACACCAAGGCCGGCGACACCAAGGCCGGCGACAAGGGCACCGAAGGCAAGAACAGCGACGACAAGGCCACCAAGGTCAAGAAGGACAAGCCGAAGAAGGACAAGTCCGACAAGCCGAAGGCCGAAAAACCCAAGAAGGCCGAGAAGCCGAAGAAGGACACGGCAGCGAAGGCCGACGCCGCCAAGTAA
- a CDS encoding transporter family protein produces the protein MKRSIIVPCVVTAFVALSPAGIALADNPHAPGTTGQPGKEASDDPALKPPGFSSKGFANAEQHYAGSELNPNRGNTDKAVSQYDVAGFQWEQHHPAG, from the coding sequence ATGAAGCGCTCCATCATCGTGCCGTGTGTGGTCACCGCATTTGTCGCGCTGTCGCCCGCTGGCATCGCCCTCGCCGACAACCCCCACGCTCCCGGCACCACCGGCCAGCCCGGCAAGGAGGCGAGCGACGACCCCGCTCTGAAGCCGCCGGGCTTCAGCAGCAAGGGTTTCGCCAATGCGGAACAGCATTACGCGGGAAGCGAATTGAATCCGAACCGTGGCAACACCGACAAAGCCGTCAGCCAGTACGACGTCGCCGGCTTCCAGTGGGAGCAGCATCACCCGGCAGGTTAG
- a CDS encoding nitroreductase family deazaflavin-dependent oxidoreductase: MADGEMSDRQLKILNSKGMQVGFKWMSRINTWAFRATDGRIGAKWRLGSKPVATPPPVGILTTIGRKSGEPRDSPLLYLREGDRIVVVASQGGRDTHPMWYLNLVANPKVKFQVRGEKLQLLAREATDAERDEYWPKLDAMYPDFVDYRSHTDRKIPIILLDPA, encoded by the coding sequence ATGGCCGACGGGGAAATGAGCGACAGGCAGCTGAAGATCCTGAATTCCAAGGGAATGCAGGTCGGCTTCAAATGGATGTCGCGAATCAACACCTGGGCGTTCCGGGCCACCGACGGCCGGATCGGCGCCAAGTGGCGACTGGGCTCCAAGCCCGTCGCCACGCCCCCGCCCGTCGGGATCCTGACCACCATCGGCCGCAAATCCGGCGAGCCGCGTGACAGCCCGCTGTTGTACCTGCGCGAAGGCGACCGGATCGTCGTCGTCGCCTCACAGGGCGGTCGCGACACCCACCCGATGTGGTACCTGAACCTGGTTGCCAACCCCAAGGTGAAGTTCCAGGTGCGCGGCGAGAAGCTGCAGCTGCTCGCGCGCGAGGCCACCGATGCCGAACGCGACGAGTACTGGCCCAAGCTCGACGCCATGTACCCGGACTTCGTCGACTACCGGTCGCACACCGACCGCAAGATTCCGATCATCCTGCTCGACCCGGCCTGA
- a CDS encoding steroid 3-ketoacyl-CoA thiolase: MGNPVIVEATRSPIGKRGGWLSGLHATELLGATQKALVEKAGLDAGDIEQLIGGCVTQYGEQGNNITRQSWLVAGLPEHVGATTIDCQCGSAQQANHLIAGLIATGAIDIGIACGIEAMSRVPLGANGGGARAASWDIDLPNQFEAAERIANRRGITRADIDALGFASQAKAKQAWAEGRFDREISPIEAPVIDENKQPTAELNWVTRDQGLRDTTLEGLAALKPVIEGGIHTAGTSSQISDGAAAVLWMDEDKAKALGFTPRARIIAQANVGAETYYHLDGPVQSTAKVLEKARMSMADIDLVEINEAFASVVLSWAQVHKADMDKVNVNGGAIALGHPVGSTGSRLITTALHELERTGKSTALITMCAGGALSTGTIIERI, translated from the coding sequence ATGGGTAATCCTGTCATCGTTGAAGCCACTCGTAGCCCCATCGGCAAGCGGGGTGGCTGGCTGTCCGGCCTGCACGCGACCGAACTTCTGGGCGCCACGCAGAAGGCTCTCGTCGAGAAGGCCGGGCTCGATGCCGGCGACATCGAGCAGCTCATCGGCGGCTGCGTCACGCAGTACGGCGAGCAGGGCAACAACATCACTCGCCAGTCCTGGCTGGTCGCCGGATTGCCCGAGCATGTCGGCGCCACCACCATCGACTGCCAGTGCGGCAGCGCCCAGCAGGCCAACCACCTCATCGCGGGTCTGATCGCCACCGGCGCCATCGACATCGGCATCGCCTGCGGCATCGAAGCCATGAGCCGGGTGCCGTTGGGCGCCAACGGCGGTGGCGCCCGCGCCGCGTCGTGGGACATCGACCTGCCCAACCAGTTCGAGGCCGCCGAGCGCATCGCCAACCGCCGGGGCATCACCCGCGCCGACATCGACGCGCTGGGCTTCGCCTCGCAGGCCAAGGCCAAGCAGGCATGGGCCGAGGGGCGCTTCGACCGTGAGATCTCGCCCATCGAGGCGCCGGTCATCGACGAGAACAAGCAGCCGACCGCCGAGCTGAACTGGGTCACCCGCGACCAGGGTCTGCGCGACACCACCCTCGAGGGCCTGGCGGCGCTGAAGCCGGTCATCGAGGGCGGCATCCACACCGCCGGTACCTCGTCGCAGATTTCCGACGGCGCGGCCGCGGTGCTGTGGATGGACGAGGACAAGGCGAAGGCCCTCGGATTCACGCCCCGCGCCCGGATCATCGCGCAGGCCAACGTCGGCGCGGAGACCTACTACCACCTGGACGGCCCGGTGCAGTCGACCGCCAAGGTGCTCGAGAAGGCGCGCATGTCGATGGCCGACATCGACCTGGTCGAGATCAACGAAGCGTTCGCGTCCGTGGTGCTGTCCTGGGCTCAGGTGCACAAGGCCGACATGGATAAGGTCAACGTCAACGGCGGCGCCATCGCGCTGGGCCACCCGGTCGGTTCCACCGGCTCGCGGCTCATCACGACCGCGCTGCACGAACTGGAACGGACCGGCAAGTCGACCGCGCTCATCACGATGTGCGCCGGCGGCGCGCTGTCCACCGGCACGATCATCGAGCGCATCTAG
- a CDS encoding cytochrome P450 — protein sequence MPCPIPSDFDLLDANLNLQGLPIEELAALRKSEPVHWVDVPGGTGGFGDKGYWIVTRYEDVKEVSKRNDIFGSAPDGAIPVWPQAMTREAVDVQRAVLLNMDAPQHTRLRKIISRGFTPRAIGRLQAELNERAQKIAETAAASGTGDFVEQVSCELPLQAIAGLLGVPQEDRDKLFNWSNEMTAGEDPEYAHIDPAASSFELITYAMGMAAERSKNPTEDIVTQLVQADIEGEKLSDDEFGFFVVMLAVAGNETTRNSITHGMIAFAQNPDQWELYKKERPESAADEIVRWATPVSAFQRTALEDTELGGVKIKKGERVVMSYRSANFDDEVFEDPHTFNIMRTPNQHVGFGGTGAHYCIGANLARMTINLMFNAIADHMPDLASIGEPERLMSGWLNGIKHWQVDYTGKCPVQH from the coding sequence ATGCCCTGCCCGATCCCGTCCGACTTCGACTTGCTGGACGCGAACCTGAACCTCCAAGGCCTGCCCATCGAGGAGCTCGCCGCCCTGCGTAAGTCAGAGCCGGTGCACTGGGTGGACGTGCCCGGCGGCACCGGTGGCTTCGGTGACAAGGGGTACTGGATCGTCACCCGCTACGAGGACGTCAAAGAGGTCTCGAAGCGCAACGACATCTTCGGCAGCGCACCCGACGGCGCCATTCCGGTGTGGCCGCAGGCCATGACCCGCGAGGCCGTCGACGTGCAGCGCGCGGTGCTGCTCAACATGGACGCCCCGCAGCACACCCGGTTGCGCAAGATCATCTCCCGCGGCTTCACCCCGCGTGCCATCGGCCGCCTGCAGGCCGAGCTGAACGAGCGGGCACAGAAGATCGCCGAGACCGCGGCCGCGTCCGGCACCGGCGACTTCGTCGAGCAGGTCTCGTGTGAGTTGCCGCTGCAGGCCATCGCCGGTCTGCTCGGTGTGCCGCAGGAAGACCGCGACAAGCTGTTCAACTGGTCCAACGAGATGACGGCCGGCGAGGACCCCGAGTACGCGCACATCGATCCGGCGGCGTCGTCGTTCGAGCTGATCACTTACGCCATGGGTATGGCCGCCGAGCGCTCGAAGAACCCGACCGAAGACATCGTCACCCAGCTGGTGCAGGCAGACATCGAGGGCGAGAAGCTGTCCGACGACGAGTTCGGCTTCTTCGTCGTGATGCTGGCCGTGGCCGGCAACGAGACCACCCGTAACTCGATCACGCACGGCATGATCGCCTTCGCGCAGAACCCCGACCAGTGGGAGCTGTACAAGAAGGAACGCCCGGAGAGCGCCGCGGACGAGATCGTCCGTTGGGCCACACCGGTTTCCGCGTTCCAGCGCACCGCACTCGAGGACACCGAGCTCGGTGGCGTGAAGATCAAGAAGGGCGAGCGGGTCGTCATGTCCTACCGCTCGGCCAACTTCGATGACGAGGTGTTCGAGGATCCGCACACCTTCAACATCATGCGGACGCCGAACCAGCACGTCGGCTTCGGTGGCACCGGCGCGCACTACTGCATCGGCGCCAACCTGGCGCGCATGACCATCAACCTGATGTTCAACGCCATTGCCGACCACATGCCGGACCTGGCCTCGATCGGTGAGCCCGAGCGGCTGATGTCGGGCTGGCTCAACGGCATCAAGCACTGGCAGGTTGACTACACGGGTAAGTGCCCCGTCCAGCACTGA
- a CDS encoding acyl-CoA dehydrogenase family protein: protein MDFTPSPEQQAVADVVTSVLERENTWDALVSGGVVALAVPDRLGGDGLGLPEAATALTEIGRRGTTGPALATIGLALVPLVDLATEAQQDRYLAGVASGAVLSAALNEAGNQLPEKPSTSYAGGKLNGTKIGVPYAETAQWLLVTTDSGVVVVSPTAAGVTVEKTPTANGSDEYVVTFTDVAVADDEVLAGATVARVNELALAMIGAFGAGLVAGALRLTADYTATREQFGRPLSTFQTVAAQLSEVYIASRTIDLVSTSVVWRLSEGLDAAEDLAILGYWLTSQAPPAMRLCHHLHGGMGMDITYPMDRYYSSIKDLNRLLGGPSHRLDLVGA, encoded by the coding sequence GTGGATTTCACACCGAGCCCCGAGCAGCAGGCTGTCGCCGATGTGGTGACATCTGTGCTCGAGCGGGAAAACACTTGGGACGCACTGGTTTCCGGTGGCGTCGTGGCACTTGCGGTGCCGGACCGCTTGGGCGGTGACGGGCTGGGGCTGCCGGAGGCGGCCACCGCGCTGACCGAGATCGGTCGGCGCGGCACCACCGGTCCGGCGCTGGCCACGATCGGGCTCGCCCTGGTTCCGCTGGTCGACCTGGCCACCGAAGCGCAGCAGGACCGGTATCTCGCGGGTGTCGCCTCGGGTGCGGTGCTGTCCGCCGCGCTGAACGAGGCCGGCAACCAGCTGCCGGAGAAGCCGTCGACGAGCTATGCGGGCGGCAAGCTCAACGGCACCAAAATCGGTGTGCCCTATGCCGAGACGGCGCAGTGGCTGCTGGTCACCACCGACAGTGGGGTTGTCGTGGTGTCGCCCACGGCCGCCGGTGTGACGGTCGAGAAGACCCCGACCGCCAACGGGTCCGATGAATACGTCGTCACCTTCACCGACGTGGCAGTGGCCGACGACGAAGTGCTGGCCGGTGCCACGGTCGCGCGGGTGAACGAGCTGGCGCTGGCCATGATCGGCGCATTCGGTGCCGGGCTGGTGGCCGGTGCGCTGCGGCTGACCGCCGACTACACCGCGACGCGCGAACAGTTCGGCCGGCCGCTGTCGACCTTCCAGACCGTGGCAGCGCAGCTGTCCGAGGTCTACATCGCTTCGCGGACAATCGATCTGGTCTCCACCTCGGTGGTGTGGCGGTTGTCGGAGGGACTCGACGCAGCCGAGGACCTGGCCATCCTGGGCTACTGGCTGACCTCGCAGGCCCCGCCGGCCATGCGGCTGTGCCATCACCTGCACGGCGGCATGGGCATGGACATCACGTACCCGATGGACCGCTACTACTCCTCGATCAAGGACCTCAACCGCCTGCTCGGGGGTCCGTCGCACCGTCTCGATCTGGTGGGAGCCTGA
- the fadE29 gene encoding acyl-CoA dehydrogenase FadE29: protein MFIDLTAEQRKLQSELREYFSTLITPEEAAAMETDRHNEAYRTVIKRMGSDGKLGVGWPKEYGGLGFGPIEQQIFINEANRADIPLPMVTLQTVGPTLQLLGTEEQKKKFLPGILAGEVHFAIGYSEPEAGTDLASLRTTAVRHGDEYIVNGQKMWTTGAHDADYVWLACRTDPTAAKHKGISILIVDTKDPGYSWTPIILSDGAHHTNTTYYNDVRVPADMLVGEENGGWKLITTQLNHERVGLGPAGRVAGIYEQVHAWASEAGSDGVVPLDNPEAKRLLGQIKSIMRLNELLNWQVASSGENIAVADAAATKVFSTERIQEVSRLAEEVVGRFGNPADKHTATVLQWLDTMAKRNLVITFGGGVNEVMREMIAASGLKVPRVSR from the coding sequence ATGTTTATCGACCTGACCGCGGAACAGCGCAAGCTGCAATCCGAACTGCGCGAGTACTTTTCGACGCTGATCACGCCCGAAGAGGCGGCGGCGATGGAGACCGACCGGCACAACGAGGCCTACCGCACCGTCATCAAGCGCATGGGCAGCGACGGCAAGCTCGGTGTGGGCTGGCCCAAGGAGTACGGCGGCCTGGGGTTCGGGCCGATCGAGCAGCAGATCTTCATCAACGAGGCCAACCGCGCCGACATCCCGCTGCCGATGGTGACCCTGCAGACCGTCGGCCCCACCCTGCAGCTGCTGGGCACCGAGGAACAGAAGAAGAAGTTCCTGCCCGGAATCCTCGCCGGTGAAGTGCATTTCGCGATCGGCTACTCCGAGCCCGAGGCCGGCACCGACCTGGCGTCGCTGCGGACCACCGCGGTGCGGCACGGTGACGAGTACATCGTCAACGGCCAGAAGATGTGGACCACCGGCGCCCACGACGCCGACTACGTGTGGCTGGCCTGCCGCACCGACCCGACCGCGGCGAAGCACAAGGGCATCTCGATCCTGATCGTCGACACCAAGGACCCGGGCTACTCGTGGACCCCGATCATCCTGTCCGACGGTGCGCACCACACCAACACGACGTACTACAACGATGTGCGGGTGCCCGCCGACATGCTGGTCGGCGAGGAGAACGGCGGCTGGAAGCTGATTACCACGCAGCTCAACCATGAGCGCGTCGGTCTCGGCCCGGCCGGTCGCGTGGCCGGCATCTACGAGCAGGTGCACGCGTGGGCTTCCGAAGCGGGCTCCGATGGCGTTGTCCCGCTGGACAATCCGGAGGCCAAGCGGCTGCTGGGCCAGATCAAGTCGATCATGCGGCTCAACGAACTGCTCAACTGGCAGGTCGCGTCGTCCGGCGAGAACATCGCCGTCGCCGACGCGGCCGCGACGAAAGTGTTCTCCACCGAGCGCATCCAGGAAGTGAGCCGGTTGGCCGAAGAGGTCGTCGGACGCTTCGGCAACCCGGCCGACAAGCACACCGCAACGGTGCTGCAGTGGCTGGACACCATGGCCAAGCGCAACTTGGTCATCACCTTCGGTGGCGGGGTCAACGAGGTCATGCGCGAGATGATCGCGGCATCGGGCCTCAAGGTGCCGCGGGTTTCGCGGTAG
- a CDS encoding bifunctional MaoC family dehydratase N-terminal/OB-fold nucleic acid binding domain-containing protein: protein MTDLQAGIDEIVASGRSKPTLSRDPVNQPMIHHWTDAIGDKNPIYVDEEAAKAAGHPGIVAPPAMIQVWTMMGLGRTRSDDDPLARIMKLFDEAGYVGVVATNCDQTYHRYLQPGERVSISAEVTDVVGPKQTALGEGYFVNQKIRWHVGDEEVADMDWRIMKFLPANKQGKEAAETGSIPADLDPDKLMRPSSSRDTQFFWDGVNAHELRIQKRPDGSLQHPPVPAIWQDKDAPIDYVISSGRGTVFSYVVHHAPKVPGRSLPFIIALVELEEGVRMLGELRGVEHDDVKIGMPVSATFLDFPDSDVSPAWSLYAWEAAK, encoded by the coding sequence ATGACTGATCTTCAGGCCGGTATCGACGAGATCGTCGCATCCGGACGCAGCAAGCCGACCCTGAGCCGGGATCCGGTGAACCAGCCCATGATTCACCACTGGACCGACGCGATCGGCGACAAGAACCCGATCTACGTCGACGAGGAGGCCGCCAAGGCCGCCGGGCACCCCGGCATCGTGGCGCCGCCCGCCATGATCCAGGTCTGGACCATGATGGGCCTGGGCCGCACCCGATCCGACGACGATCCGCTGGCCCGCATCATGAAGCTGTTCGACGAGGCCGGGTACGTCGGCGTCGTCGCCACCAACTGCGACCAGACCTACCACCGCTACCTGCAGCCGGGTGAGCGAGTCAGCATCAGCGCCGAGGTCACCGACGTGGTCGGTCCGAAGCAGACGGCGCTGGGTGAGGGCTACTTCGTCAACCAGAAGATTCGGTGGCATGTCGGTGACGAGGAAGTCGCCGACATGGACTGGCGCATCATGAAGTTCCTGCCCGCCAACAAGCAAGGTAAGGAAGCGGCCGAAACCGGTTCCATCCCAGCCGATCTGGATCCGGACAAGCTGATGCGCCCGTCGTCGTCGCGCGACACCCAGTTCTTCTGGGACGGCGTCAACGCGCACGAACTGCGGATCCAGAAGCGGCCCGACGGCTCGCTGCAGCACCCGCCGGTGCCCGCGATCTGGCAGGACAAGGACGCCCCGATCGACTACGTCATCTCGTCGGGCCGCGGCACGGTGTTCAGCTACGTCGTGCACCACGCGCCGAAGGTGCCCGGCCGCAGCCTGCCGTTCATCATCGCGCTCGTCGAACTCGAAGAGGGCGTGCGCATGCTCGGTGAGCTGCGCGGCGTCGAGCATGACGACGTGAAGATCGGAATGCCGGTCAGCGCAACGTTCCTCGACTTCCCGGACAGCGACGTCAGTCCGGCCTGGAGCCTGTACGCATGGGAGGCAGCGAAGTGA
- a CDS encoding MaoC family dehydratase, protein MGGSEVTATVSATVGTKLPELSIYGDPTFIVSTAIATRDYQDVHHDRDKAQAKGSKDIFVNILTDTGLVGRYVTDWAGPNAIVKSIKLRLGVPWYAYDTITFRGEVTAVEGDLVTLKVVGTNSLGDHVIATSTLTMGAAQ, encoded by the coding sequence ATGGGAGGCAGCGAAGTGACCGCGACTGTCAGTGCCACGGTGGGCACCAAGCTGCCAGAACTGTCGATCTACGGCGACCCGACGTTCATCGTCTCGACGGCCATCGCCACCCGGGACTACCAGGACGTGCACCACGACCGGGACAAGGCGCAGGCCAAGGGCTCCAAGGACATCTTCGTCAACATCCTGACCGATACCGGTCTGGTGGGGCGTTACGTCACCGACTGGGCCGGCCCGAACGCCATCGTGAAGTCGATCAAGCTGCGTCTCGGTGTGCCCTGGTACGCCTACGACACCATCACCTTCCGCGGTGAGGTGACCGCTGTCGAAGGTGACCTGGTGACACTGAAAGTGGTGGGCACCAACAGTCTCGGCGATCACGTCATCGCCACCTCGACGCTGACGATGGGAGCCGCGCAGTGA